One window of the Candidatus Binataceae bacterium genome contains the following:
- a CDS encoding LLM class flavin-dependent oxidoreductase: MIHLNAFTQCSVCPQSKGQWKHPRDRSSTGYRDLEYYAEIARTLERGRFDAFFFADIHGTYDAFCGTRDAAVRHAVQFPCNDPTVLIPALAMVTRHLGFATTYSTTYHPPYQAAKLFSTLDHLTKGRVGWNVVTSYLPDAERNGLGKILPHDERYDRADEYMEVVYKLWEQSWEEDAVVRDAERDIHTDPSKVHEIRHRGKYFDVLGPHLCEPSPQRTPVVYQAGLSGRGMRFAATHAEAVFVVFPNTTVCRAYCDRIRELAAERGRDPKHMKILLAIAPVVGTTDAEARRKHEEMLRYASPEGAFALFSGWTGIDLSKYGPDDKIGNVNSDGMQFLAQYFSSVDSTREWTMREIAEFVSIASVMPVPVGDYRRITDELERWIVEGGVDGFNYFSVDTPVDYESFVDLVVPELQRRGLLRKEYEASTLREHYFGKGQKRLVDDHPGAAYSSYRSGTKSDVPAPARLSA, translated from the coding sequence GTGATCCATCTCAACGCTTTCACCCAATGCTCGGTTTGTCCGCAATCCAAGGGCCAGTGGAAGCATCCCCGGGATCGCTCTTCGACCGGCTACCGCGACCTCGAGTACTATGCCGAAATCGCGCGCACGCTGGAGCGCGGGCGCTTCGATGCGTTCTTCTTCGCTGATATCCACGGCACCTACGACGCGTTCTGCGGCACCCGCGACGCGGCCGTGCGTCACGCCGTGCAGTTTCCGTGCAACGACCCGACCGTGCTTATCCCAGCGCTCGCGATGGTGACGCGACATCTCGGGTTCGCCACCACCTACAGCACGACCTACCATCCCCCGTACCAGGCCGCGAAGTTGTTCTCGACGCTCGACCATCTGACAAAAGGGCGCGTGGGATGGAACGTCGTAACCTCATATCTGCCCGACGCCGAAAGAAACGGACTCGGCAAGATATTGCCGCACGACGAACGCTACGATCGCGCCGACGAGTACATGGAGGTCGTGTACAAGCTCTGGGAACAGAGCTGGGAAGAGGACGCGGTCGTGCGCGACGCCGAGCGCGATATCCATACCGACCCTTCCAAGGTTCACGAGATTCGCCATCGGGGAAAATATTTCGACGTGCTCGGGCCGCATCTGTGCGAACCTTCGCCGCAGCGCACGCCGGTGGTTTACCAGGCAGGTCTTTCGGGCCGCGGGATGCGGTTCGCGGCGACTCACGCCGAGGCGGTGTTCGTGGTCTTTCCCAACACCACCGTGTGCCGCGCCTACTGCGACCGGATCCGCGAGCTTGCCGCCGAGCGCGGCCGCGACCCCAAACATATGAAGATTCTGCTCGCGATCGCGCCGGTGGTCGGCACCACCGACGCCGAGGCGCGCCGCAAGCACGAGGAGATGCTGCGGTACGCGAGCCCCGAGGGCGCGTTCGCGCTGTTCAGCGGATGGACCGGGATCGATCTTTCCAAGTACGGCCCGGACGACAAAATCGGCAACGTGAATTCCGACGGGATGCAGTTCCTCGCGCAGTACTTCTCCTCGGTCGATTCGACCCGCGAATGGACGATGCGCGAGATCGCCGAGTTCGTCTCGATCGCGAGCGTGATGCCTGTGCCGGTGGGAGACTACCGGCGCATCACCGACGAACTCGAGCGATGGATCGTCGAGGGCGGGGTGGACGGCTTCAACTATTTTTCGGTAGATACGCCCGTCGACTATGAAAGCTTCGTCGACCTGGTCGTGCCCGAATTGCAGCGCCGCGGGCTCTTGCGCAAGGAGTACGAGGCAAGCACGCTGCGCGAACACTACTTCGGCAAGGGCCAAAAGCGCCTCGTCGACGACCATCCCGGTGCCGCCTACAGCAGTTACCGCAGCGGGACGAAATCCGATGTCCCGGCGCCCGCGCGCCTTTCCGCCTGA
- a CDS encoding glutathione S-transferase family protein — MTATNPPIRMYDLAGAEPERRFSPYCWRIRMALAHKGLEVETIPWRFSDKAAIAHSGQDRVPVIEDGGRVIADSWAIANHLEDTYPDRPSLFGGAAGRAAARFINSWADTVQNRGISTFVALGIVRHLDPRDQEYFRRSRAERFGMTLEQLCANRDARIGGFRQTLEPLRMTLRSQPFLGGAAPLYPDYIVFGGFQWARTISDYVLLEADDPIAAWRERMLDRFGGLARRNPGY; from the coding sequence ATGACGGCAACAAACCCGCCGATCAGGATGTATGACCTCGCAGGCGCAGAGCCCGAGCGCAGGTTCAGTCCCTACTGCTGGCGCATCCGGATGGCCCTCGCGCACAAGGGCCTCGAGGTCGAGACGATCCCGTGGCGCTTCAGCGACAAGGCAGCGATCGCTCATTCGGGACAGGACCGCGTACCGGTGATCGAAGATGGCGGCCGCGTGATCGCTGATTCATGGGCGATCGCCAACCATCTCGAAGACACCTATCCCGACCGCCCCTCGCTGTTCGGCGGCGCCGCTGGACGGGCCGCCGCGCGCTTCATCAATAGCTGGGCCGACACGGTGCAAAACCGCGGAATCTCGACCTTCGTCGCGCTCGGCATCGTCCGCCATCTCGACCCGCGCGATCAGGAATATTTCCGCCGCTCCCGTGCGGAACGCTTCGGCATGACGCTCGAGCAGTTGTGCGCGAATCGCGACGCGCGCATCGGCGGTTTTCGCCAGACGCTCGAACCGCTCAGGATGACGCTAAGATCGCAGCCGTTTCTCGGCGGCGCGGCGCCGCTCTATCCCGACTACATCGTGTTCGGCGGCTTTCAATGGGCGCGAACGATAAGCGACTACGTTCTGCTCGAAGCAGACGACCCCATCGCCGCGTGGCGCGAGCGGATGCTCGACCGGTTCGGCGGCCTCGCACGGCGCAACCCGGGTTACTGA
- the hisG gene encoding ATP phosphoribosyltransferase, with protein MAADNVLKFGLPKGSLEAQTIELMRKSGWRVSVGARSYMPSVDDPTLSCRLLRPQEMPRYIADGSLDAGITGSDWIVENAVKLHEVESFTYSKVSLAPTRWVLAVPDSSPVRRVEDLDGKRVATEMVAFTRRIFAERKVKVEVEFSWGATEAKAAEGLVDAVVEVTETGSSLRANGLRIVEELLTSTPVLVANPGAWAVGWKQAKIRQIGMLLRGALDAENRVGIKMNVARENLEKVIALLPSITAPTVSSLYPSPNLKGKEWTAVETVIAEHTVRELFPKLLEAGAVGIIEFPLNKII; from the coding sequence ATGGCTGCTGACAACGTACTCAAATTCGGACTACCCAAGGGCAGCCTGGAAGCCCAGACTATCGAGCTGATGCGCAAGTCGGGATGGCGCGTGTCGGTCGGTGCGCGCTCCTACATGCCGAGCGTCGACGATCCGACGCTCAGCTGCCGGCTGCTGCGCCCGCAAGAGATGCCGCGTTATATCGCCGACGGGTCGCTCGACGCCGGCATCACCGGCAGCGACTGGATCGTCGAGAACGCGGTCAAGCTGCACGAGGTCGAAAGCTTCACCTACTCCAAAGTCTCGCTCGCGCCGACGCGATGGGTGCTGGCGGTGCCCGATTCCTCGCCGGTGCGCCGGGTGGAGGACCTCGATGGCAAGCGCGTGGCGACCGAGATGGTCGCCTTCACGCGGCGCATCTTCGCCGAACGTAAAGTTAAAGTTGAAGTTGAGTTTTCATGGGGCGCCACCGAAGCCAAGGCTGCCGAGGGACTGGTCGACGCGGTCGTCGAGGTCACCGAGACGGGCTCGTCGCTGCGCGCCAACGGCTTGCGCATCGTCGAGGAGCTTCTGACTTCGACACCGGTGCTGGTGGCCAACCCGGGCGCCTGGGCGGTCGGATGGAAGCAGGCCAAGATTCGGCAGATCGGAATGCTGCTGCGCGGCGCGCTCGACGCCGAGAACCGCGTTGGGATCAAGATGAACGTCGCGCGGGAGAATCTCGAAAAGGTGATCGCGCTTTTGCCCTCGATCACCGCGCCGACCGTCTCCTCGCTCTATCCCTCGCCCAATCTCAAGGGCAAGGAATGGACCGCGGTCGAGACCGTGATCGCCGAGCACACGGTGCGCGAGCTTTTCCCCAAACTGCTCGAAGCGGGCGCGGTCGGGATAATCGAATTTCCGCTCAACAAGATCATCTAA
- the hisI gene encoding phosphoribosyl-AMP cyclohydrolase yields METQSASQAAAAQIDFEKSGGVVPVIAQDYQSGRLLMVAYMNREAFEETVKTGHACYFSRSRNRLWRKGEESGNYQTVHEIRIDCDNDTLLLSVEQHGDRAACHEGFESCFFRILRDGAWQTVDTRRVDPAKYGPGYGHQPKPAH; encoded by the coding sequence ATGGAAACCCAGTCAGCATCGCAAGCGGCGGCCGCACAAATCGATTTCGAAAAGAGCGGCGGCGTCGTCCCGGTCATCGCCCAGGATTATCAAAGCGGACGGCTTCTAATGGTCGCCTACATGAACCGCGAGGCGTTCGAAGAGACCGTCAAAACCGGCCACGCCTGCTATTTCTCGCGCTCGCGCAACCGCCTGTGGCGCAAGGGCGAGGAGTCGGGCAACTACCAGACCGTGCATGAAATCCGCATCGATTGCGACAACGACACCCTCCTGCTCTCGGTCGAGCAGCATGGCGACCGCGCGGCGTGCCACGAGGGCTTCGAGTCGTGCTTCTTTCGCATCCTGCGCGACGGAGCCTGGCAGACCGTGGACACGCGCCGCGTGGACCCGGCCAAGTACGGCCCCGGCTATGGCCATCAGCCGAAGCCGGCGCACTAA
- a CDS encoding prolyl oligopeptidase family serine peptidase: protein MNLPRALKGALAAALIVPLAATGACRRAARTEPRPKPAFAPFNFQIEVGADHYNIEGFIAHAAGPGRLPALLVLTAGEGNARRCIEQSGGLVAMGMLEACISIPGYGKSSGPSRFVGPQAVEAAHRAVDLMAVRPDVDPDRIAVWGLSDGAVAAGLLMDSDPRLRAVILQSGFYDTLKMWPEAPLREKVTILRQVFPSHRVLAERSVIAHLPPKLDCSVLIMHGEHDKKMPVQQAKRLAQELQSRGAKVETRFFDDGHDLGGKVDGPLKEFLRENLIAAGPRAHAPS, encoded by the coding sequence ATGAATCTGCCCCGGGCGTTAAAGGGCGCGCTCGCCGCGGCGCTGATCGTTCCCCTCGCGGCGACGGGCGCCTGCAGGCGCGCCGCCAGAACCGAGCCGCGGCCAAAGCCCGCCTTTGCGCCCTTTAACTTCCAAATCGAAGTCGGCGCCGACCACTATAATATCGAAGGCTTTATAGCACATGCCGCCGGCCCGGGACGCCTGCCCGCGCTGCTCGTGCTGACGGCGGGCGAGGGCAACGCGCGCCGCTGTATCGAGCAAAGCGGAGGGCTGGTCGCGATGGGCATGCTGGAGGCCTGCATCAGTATCCCCGGCTACGGCAAGTCCTCTGGGCCGAGCCGCTTCGTTGGACCGCAGGCGGTCGAAGCGGCGCATCGCGCCGTTGACCTGATGGCGGTGCGGCCGGACGTCGATCCGGACCGTATCGCGGTGTGGGGGTTGTCGGACGGCGCGGTGGCAGCGGGCCTGTTGATGGACAGCGATCCGCGGCTGCGCGCGGTGATTCTGCAATCGGGATTTTACGACACGCTCAAGATGTGGCCCGAGGCGCCGCTGCGCGAGAAGGTGACCATCCTGCGCCAGGTCTTTCCGAGCCATCGCGTGCTCGCCGAGCGCAGCGTGATCGCTCACCTGCCGCCCAAGCTCGATTGCAGCGTCCTGATCATGCACGGCGAGCATGACAAGAAGATGCCCGTGCAGCAGGCCAAGCGGTTGGCGCAGGAGCTGCAAAGCCGCGGCGCCAAGGTCGAGACGCGCTTTTTCGACGACGGCCACGATCTTGGCGGGAAAGTCGACGGACCGCTCAAGGAATTCCTGCGCGAGAATCTGATCGCTGCCGGACCGCGCGCACACGCGCCGTCCTGA
- the bcp gene encoding thioredoxin-dependent thiol peroxidase — MTRTRNTGTPRAAAKGATHAMEGRMAPPFELPDAGGATVSLKELLGRGNLVLYFYPKDMTPGCTTEACDFRDVAARLRAAGAQVVGVSADSPESHRKFIDKHELSFPLLSDPGNRVTRLYGVYKKKSLYGREFMGIERTTFVIDRDGMIRKVFPKVKVVGHADAVVQAVEALA; from the coding sequence ATGACCAGGACGCGCAACACCGGGACCCCGAGAGCGGCCGCCAAGGGAGCGACGCACGCGATGGAGGGACGTATGGCCCCGCCTTTCGAGCTTCCCGACGCCGGCGGCGCTACGGTGTCGCTAAAGGAACTGCTCGGCCGCGGCAATCTCGTCCTTTACTTTTATCCCAAGGACATGACGCCCGGATGCACGACCGAGGCGTGCGACTTTCGCGACGTCGCGGCGCGGCTCCGGGCGGCCGGCGCGCAGGTGGTCGGCGTCAGCGCCGATTCGCCCGAATCGCATCGCAAGTTCATCGACAAGCACGAGCTTAGTTTTCCGCTGCTGAGCGACCCCGGCAATCGGGTCACCCGGCTTTACGGGGTCTATAAGAAAAAGTCGCTATACGGACGCGAGTTCATGGGAATCGAGCGCACCACTTTCGTCATCGACCGCGACGGCATGATTCGCAAGGTCTTCCCCAAGGTCAAGGTTGTGGGCCACGCCGACGCTGTCGTCCAGGCGGTCGAGGCGCTCGCCTGA
- a CDS encoding homoserine kinase — MAAYTELHKSFLEQLGEDYNLGRILGAVGIPQGSVNSNYLIETAKGRFTLRVDEVKTESEVKREIDLLTFLRKHSFPCPHPLQDRMGRYWRECEGKCASLYRYHEGRIVAPERLRPSQLETIGRALGELHVIGKGYKKGIDNRFSFERIADLYLSVRGRLPNYFRKISRTLEDEVDYLTRYLEGKLPKGVIHGDLFADNVLFRGEKLTAVLDFEAACRGKFIFDLATAVNALCFVDSQYSLDRFRYLLHGYESVRTLSLAEWDAFPNELRYSSLRFTVTRLHDFFLHPLDNNRRVHKDFREFFERLRILRREREGGMEALLMAMATGYDYRKYQKVKANERLKA; from the coding sequence ATGGCAGCATATACTGAGCTTCATAAATCGTTCCTCGAGCAGCTCGGGGAGGACTACAATCTCGGACGCATCCTGGGCGCCGTCGGGATCCCGCAAGGCTCGGTCAACAGCAACTACCTGATCGAAACCGCCAAGGGCCGCTTCACGCTGCGGGTTGACGAGGTCAAGACCGAGAGCGAGGTCAAGCGCGAAATCGACCTGCTGACCTTCCTGCGCAAGCATTCGTTTCCGTGCCCGCATCCGCTTCAGGATCGGATGGGCCGCTACTGGCGCGAATGCGAGGGCAAGTGCGCTTCGCTCTACCGCTACCACGAGGGGCGAATAGTGGCGCCCGAGCGGCTGCGCCCGAGCCAGCTCGAAACCATCGGGCGCGCACTCGGCGAGCTGCACGTCATCGGCAAGGGCTACAAGAAGGGCATCGATAACCGTTTCAGCTTCGAGCGTATCGCCGACCTCTATCTCAGCGTGCGCGGGCGGCTGCCGAACTATTTCCGCAAGATCAGCCGCACGCTCGAGGACGAGGTCGATTATCTGACGCGCTACCTCGAGGGCAAGCTGCCCAAGGGCGTGATCCACGGCGACCTGTTCGCCGACAACGTGCTGTTCCGCGGCGAGAAGCTGACCGCGGTGCTCGACTTCGAAGCCGCCTGCCGCGGCAAATTCATCTTCGACCTGGCGACCGCGGTCAACGCGCTATGCTTCGTCGACAGCCAATATTCGCTCGACCGCTTTCGCTACCTGCTGCACGGGTACGAGTCGGTGCGCACGCTGTCGCTGGCCGAATGGGACGCCTTCCCCAATGAGCTGCGGTACTCCTCGCTGCGCTTCACGGTGACGCGCCTGCACGACTTCTTTCTCCATCCGCTCGACAACAACCGCCGCGTGCACAAGGACTTCCGCGAATTCTTCGAGCGCCTGCGCATCCTGCGCCGCGAGCGCGAAGGCGGGATGGAGGCGTTGTTGATGGCGATGGCGACCGGGTACGATTACCGCAAGTACCAGAAGGTAAAAGCGAACGAGCGATTGAAAGCCTGA
- a CDS encoding methylenetetrahydrofolate reductase: MSALLRRLDAHKPALWLEVAPPRGIAVDSMLTRLAALCGHVDAINLADNALGRVKLAPLVFGSMIKSRLNLPVVLNFSCRDRNRYALKADLLGAGALGMEGVVALAGDKLADDPSGARAVHDLEPLSLLRVMHDLRRGDTGEGRRLLKTLPQFAIGAVANPNRKAIEREFELLGRKAQAGAEFVITQPVFDPAVARAFVAHARRHKLRVVLGILPVKRESMASYLKDRIPDLAGAHEHLDRYAGTSEAQARRMSIDSSIALMRALADEVTGFNIMSGGGPSLAIELALEFSRLLEDSGAR, from the coding sequence ATGTCCGCGCTCCTCAGGCGCCTCGACGCGCACAAGCCCGCGCTCTGGCTGGAGGTCGCTCCACCGCGCGGAATCGCAGTCGATTCGATGCTGACGCGGCTTGCGGCGCTCTGCGGCCACGTCGACGCGATCAACCTCGCCGACAACGCGCTTGGCCGGGTGAAGCTCGCGCCGCTCGTGTTCGGCTCGATGATCAAGTCGCGCCTCAACCTGCCGGTCGTGTTAAATTTTTCCTGCCGCGACCGTAATCGCTACGCGCTCAAGGCCGACCTGCTCGGCGCGGGCGCGCTTGGTATGGAGGGCGTGGTCGCGCTTGCGGGCGACAAGCTCGCGGACGATCCGAGCGGTGCGCGGGCGGTGCACGACCTCGAGCCCCTGAGCCTGCTGCGGGTGATGCACGATCTGAGGCGCGGGGATACCGGCGAGGGGCGCCGCCTGCTGAAAACGCTGCCGCAGTTTGCGATCGGCGCGGTCGCCAATCCCAATCGCAAAGCCATCGAGCGCGAGTTCGAGTTGCTCGGGCGCAAGGCCCAGGCCGGCGCCGAGTTCGTCATAACGCAGCCGGTCTTCGACCCGGCAGTGGCGCGCGCGTTCGTCGCGCACGCGCGCCGGCACAAGCTGCGCGTCGTGCTCGGCATCCTGCCGGTCAAGCGCGAATCGATGGCGAGCTACCTGAAGGACCGCATCCCCGACCTCGCCGGCGCCCATGAACATCTCGACCGCTACGCGGGAACGAGCGAAGCGCAAGCGCGGCGCATGTCGATCGACTCGAGCATCGCGCTGATGCGCGCATTGGCGGACGAGGTCACAGGCTTTAACATAATGAGTGGCGGCGGACCTTCGCTCGCGATCGAGCTTGCGCTCGAGTTCAGCCGCTTGCTGGAGGATTCCGGTGCGCGCTAG
- the folE gene encoding GTP cyclohydrolase I FolE, giving the protein MRARKIRLEAARRSPRDQAARAPEGNSGAAAVEDAVRLVLRHVGEDPGREGLRLTPGRVRHALEFLTRGYREDPKVAINGAVFSEEEYQEIILCKDLDFYSLCEHHLLPFFGKAHLAYLPNRRIIGLSKLARLVEIYARRLQVQERLTTQIAHTLMEELEPLGVAVVLEAEHLCMRMRGVEKQNSYVTTSAMLGVFRTHFETRQEFMNLLRKQ; this is encoded by the coding sequence GTGCGCGCTAGAAAAATCAGACTCGAGGCCGCGCGTCGCTCGCCGCGGGACCAAGCCGCGAGGGCGCCGGAGGGGAACTCAGGCGCCGCCGCGGTCGAGGATGCGGTGCGGCTCGTCCTGCGCCACGTTGGCGAGGATCCCGGGCGCGAAGGGCTCAGACTTACGCCGGGCCGCGTGCGGCATGCACTCGAATTTCTCACCCGCGGCTACAGAGAAGATCCCAAGGTTGCGATCAACGGCGCGGTCTTCTCGGAGGAAGAGTACCAGGAGATCATCCTGTGCAAGGACCTCGACTTCTACTCCTTGTGCGAACATCACCTGCTGCCCTTTTTCGGCAAGGCGCATCTGGCATACCTGCCCAACCGCCGCATTATCGGGCTTTCCAAGCTGGCCCGGTTGGTCGAGATCTACGCGCGCCGCTTGCAGGTCCAGGAGCGGCTGACCACGCAGATCGCGCACACCCTGATGGAAGAGCTGGAGCCGCTGGGCGTCGCCGTGGTGCTCGAGGCCGAGCATCTGTGCATGCGGATGCGCGGGGTCGAGAAGCAGAATTCCTACGTCACCACTTCCGCGATGCTGGGAGTGTTCCGCACCCATTTCGAGACCCGGCAGGAGTTCATGAACCTGCTCCGCAAGCAGTAA
- the rpiA gene encoding ribose-5-phosphate isomerase RpiA, whose product MTVPASPDLLDKLGAYALRYVKPGQSIGLGTGRAASAFIRALGARRIKVRGVPTSDASAELARSLGIEVVGLDGKARLDVDIDGADEVDSRLNMVKGYGGAMVREKVVACASRKVVILVGEEKRVAHLGQRRRLPVEVVPFGASYAMRRMRELGLKPTVRIGEGGGEFLSDNGNLVIDCGASIFEAPVRLERDLLAIPGVVGTGLFLGIADTVLVANRNGSIVTLERRR is encoded by the coding sequence ATGACCGTACCCGCCTCGCCTGACCTGCTCGATAAACTGGGCGCGTATGCGCTCCGCTACGTAAAACCCGGCCAGAGTATCGGGCTTGGCACCGGGCGCGCCGCTTCGGCCTTCATCCGCGCTCTCGGCGCGCGCCGTATCAAGGTGCGCGGCGTGCCGACCTCTGACGCCAGCGCGGAGCTTGCACGTTCGCTCGGAATCGAGGTCGTCGGGCTCGACGGCAAGGCGCGGCTGGACGTCGATATCGACGGCGCCGACGAAGTCGATTCGCGCCTCAACATGGTCAAGGGTTACGGCGGCGCGATGGTGCGCGAGAAGGTTGTCGCCTGCGCTTCGCGCAAAGTGGTGATTCTGGTCGGCGAAGAAAAGCGCGTCGCCCATCTCGGCCAGCGCCGCCGCCTGCCCGTGGAGGTCGTGCCCTTCGGCGCGTCCTACGCGATGCGCCGGATGCGCGAGCTGGGGCTCAAGCCGACGGTGCGGATCGGCGAGGGCGGCGGCGAATTTCTGAGCGACAACGGCAACCTGGTTATCGACTGCGGCGCCAGCATTTTTGAAGCACCCGTGCGCCTCGAGCGCGACTTGCTCGCGATTCCCGGCGTGGTCGGCACCGGTCTCTTCCTCGGGATCGCCGACACCGTGCTGGTCGCCAACCGCAACGGCTCGATCGTCACGCTCGAGCGCCGCCGCTGA
- a CDS encoding DUF4147 domain-containing protein produces MAADSTGAATSAARRDLTRIYAAAVSAVAPTHLIPRALAGEVAGGAKVPALLADASRIFLLAAGKAAMGMAAELAARLGPRLHDALAIVPAPAPEGESVSNLAPFTARRAIRILAAAHPLPDASSERAAAAALEFARQAGRGDLLLFALSGGASALMAAPAQPVTRADKIAINAALLGSGASIRELNIVRRHLSAIKGGGLLRACGGARVLSFILSDVAHNDLATIGSGPTAADPTTFAEAVGVLKRRGLWGHAPEAIRDRLERGAAGEIAETVKPGDPLLERVDNLVIGDNALALESAADAAAAAGYVVDRWRELYGEADDLGRALAAHLSAIAAGAGARTCVIAGGEPVVTIRGRGKGGREQQAALATALELERLGGAGRIAALFAGTDGIDGSTDAAGAFSSPRTPARAREAGFDPGAALKRNDAYPLFAALGDLFITGPTGTNVSDIFIGLVNY; encoded by the coding sequence ATGGCCGCGGATTCGACAGGCGCCGCCACTTCGGCCGCCCGGCGCGATTTGACACGTATCTACGCTGCCGCCGTTTCGGCGGTTGCGCCGACTCACCTAATTCCCCGCGCGCTCGCCGGCGAGGTTGCGGGCGGGGCCAAGGTTCCGGCCCTGCTCGCCGATGCGTCGCGGATTTTTCTGCTGGCGGCGGGCAAGGCCGCGATGGGGATGGCGGCCGAACTGGCGGCGCGCCTTGGCCCAAGGCTTCACGACGCGCTTGCGATAGTTCCCGCTCCGGCGCCCGAAGGCGAATCCGTCTCCAATCTCGCGCCCTTTACTGCTCGCCGCGCCATACGGATCCTCGCGGCGGCTCATCCGCTGCCGGATGCCTCATCGGAACGCGCCGCCGCCGCCGCGCTCGAATTCGCCCGCCAGGCCGGTCGCGGCGACCTGCTGCTTTTTGCACTGAGCGGCGGCGCGTCGGCGCTGATGGCCGCACCCGCCCAGCCGGTGACGCGCGCGGACAAAATAGCGATCAACGCCGCACTCCTCGGCTCGGGTGCGTCCATCCGCGAACTCAATATCGTGCGGCGCCATCTATCGGCGATTAAGGGCGGAGGATTGCTGCGCGCATGCGGCGGCGCTCGCGTATTGAGCTTCATCCTATCAGACGTTGCGCATAACGATCTGGCGACGATCGGTTCGGGGCCAACCGCCGCCGACCCGACAACTTTCGCCGAGGCAGTCGGCGTGCTCAAACGCCGTGGGCTGTGGGGCCACGCGCCCGAAGCGATCCGCGACCGCCTCGAGCGCGGCGCTGCCGGAGAGATCGCGGAGACAGTAAAACCAGGAGATCCGCTGCTCGAGCGCGTCGACAACCTGGTCATCGGCGACAATGCGTTGGCGCTTGAGTCCGCTGCCGATGCCGCCGCGGCGGCCGGCTACGTGGTCGATCGATGGCGCGAGCTTTATGGCGAGGCGGACGACCTGGGCCGCGCGCTGGCCGCGCATCTCTCGGCGATCGCCGCCGGCGCGGGTGCGCGCACATGCGTGATTGCGGGCGGCGAGCCCGTCGTTACGATACGCGGGCGGGGCAAGGGAGGGCGCGAGCAGCAGGCGGCGCTGGCGACGGCGCTCGAGCTGGAGCGGCTCGGCGGTGCGGGGCGGATTGCCGCGCTGTTCGCGGGAACCGACGGAATCGACGGCTCCACCGACGCGGCCGGCGCATTCTCTTCGCCGCGCACACCGGCCCGCGCGCGCGAGGCGGGCTTCGATCCGGGCGCGGCGCTTAAGCGCAACGACGCTTACCCGCTGTTCGCCGCGCTCGGGGATCTTTTCATTACGGGGCCGACGGGCACCAACGTCTCCGATATATTCATCGGGTTGGTCAACTACTGA
- a CDS encoding isocitrate/isopropylmalate dehydrogenase family protein, with protein sequence MTLIPGDGIGPEVIGAAVKVIAAAGVKIDWDQQLAGATALRRFGSPVPDALIDSLKSTKVALKGPLETRVGEGYRSINVYLRKLFDLYANVRPVRTQAGVHTPFRGVNIIVIRENTEDLYAGIEHQVAPGVVESVKIITARASTRIARFAFDYARTNHRRMVTAIHKANIMKLSDGLFLKCAQRVARDYPDIEYREQIVDAACMRLVTDPMAFDVLLLENLYGDIVSDLCAGLVGGLGFVPGGNYGKHGAIFETVHGTAPDIAGKGIANPVAAIKTGTLLLDYLGYGADADRIREAVSTVLRAGRVVTPDIGGKAKTADMTAAVIRALK encoded by the coding sequence GTGACGCTCATCCCCGGCGACGGAATCGGGCCCGAGGTTATTGGCGCTGCGGTCAAGGTGATTGCGGCCGCCGGGGTCAAAATCGATTGGGATCAGCAGCTGGCGGGTGCGACCGCGCTCAGGAGATTCGGCTCGCCGGTGCCCGACGCGCTTATCGATTCGCTCAAGTCCACCAAGGTTGCGCTCAAGGGGCCGCTCGAGACACGCGTGGGCGAGGGTTACCGTTCGATCAATGTCTATTTGCGCAAACTCTTCGATCTTTACGCCAACGTGCGTCCGGTGCGCACGCAAGCCGGCGTGCATACGCCCTTTCGCGGCGTCAACATAATCGTGATCCGCGAGAATACCGAGGACCTCTATGCGGGTATCGAGCATCAGGTTGCGCCCGGCGTGGTAGAAAGCGTCAAGATCATCACCGCGCGCGCCTCGACCCGGATCGCGCGTTTCGCCTTCGATTACGCGCGCACCAACCATCGCCGCATGGTGACCGCCATTCACAAGGCGAACATCATGAAGCTCTCCGACGGGCTCTTTCTGAAGTGCGCGCAGCGCGTGGCTCGCGACTACCCCGACATCGAGTACCGCGAGCAGATCGTCGATGCCGCCTGCATGCGGCTCGTGACCGATCCGATGGCCTTCGACGTGCTGTTGCTCGAAAACCTTTACGGCGACATCGTCTCCGACCTCTGCGCCGGACTGGTCGGCGGACTGGGCTTCGTCCCCGGCGGCAACTACGGCAAGCATGGGGCGATTTTTGAGACCGTCCACGGGACCGCGCCCGATATCGCCGGCAAGGGCATCGCCAACCCGGTGGCGGCGATTAAGACCGGCACACTGCTGCTCGACTATCTCGGCTACGGCGCCGACGCCGACCGAATTCGCGAGGCGGTGAGCACGGTCCTGCGCGCCGGACGGGTGGTGACGCCCGATATCGGCGGCAAGGCGAAGACCGCGGATATGACAGCAGCGGTGATTCGCGCGCTCAAATAG